A single Corvus hawaiiensis isolate bCorHaw1 chromosome 24, bCorHaw1.pri.cur, whole genome shotgun sequence DNA region contains:
- the RHOC gene encoding rho-related GTP-binding protein RhoC isoform X3: MATIRKKLVIVGDGACGKTCLLIVFSKDQFPEVYVPTVFENYIADIEVDGKQVELALWDTAGQEDYDRLRPLSYPDTDVILMCFSIDSPDSLENIPEKWTPEVKHFCPNVPIILVGNKKDLRNDEHTRRELAKMKQEPVKPEEGRDMANRINAFGYLECSAKTKEGVREVFEMATRAGLQVRKNKKRRGCPLL, translated from the exons ATGGCGACCATCAGGAAGAAGCTGGTGATTGTGGGAGATGGTGCCTGCGGAAAGACGTGTCTGCTGATTGTGTTCAGCAAAGACCAGTTCCCCGAGGTCTACGTGCCCACTGTGTTCGAGAACTACATTGCTGACATTGAGGTGGATGGGAAGCAG GTGGAGCTGGCCCTGTGGGacacagcaggacaggaggACTATGACAGGCTGCGACCCCTCTCATACCCGGACACAGACGTAATCCTCATGTGCTTTTCCATCGACAGCCCGGATAGCCTTG AGAACATCCCTGAGAAGTGGACACCAGAGGTGAAGCACTTCTGCCCCAATGTGCCCATCATCCTGGTGGGGAACAAGAAGGACCTGCGGAACGATGAGCACACACGGCGGGAGCTGGCCAAGATGAAGCAg GAGCCGGTGAAGCCAGAGGAGGGGAGGGACATGGCCAACAGGATCAATGCCTTTGGCTACCTTGAGTGCTCGGCCAAGACGAAGGAGGGGGTGCGGGAGGTGTTCGAGATGGCCACCCGCGCTGGCCTGCAGGTCCGGAAGAACAAGAAGCGCAGAGGCTGCCCGCTGCTGTGA
- the MOV10 gene encoding helicase MOV-10 — translation MSRFSVAEASLWGDQFVQFLRETGREQASLRETLRTIYNQEFRPRTDTKTPRFSCILYALKITQQVQVRGEVVKFKVKRRVVVADQYRRPRTNAQTSMSTSASGQQLSFTSQMPQIYAKQWAELIRGKHGIEIVSDYDQGNGNIRFPVVPGEPQTVTVLVQNCGTEVVTLQRFQPRQQSQELSFTDEQGAMQGQSLLLHPGGMYPIQVRCLTTCNGHFSAVLFFEFTKEPDDPFSISRYVAAIAESQLAKDLGPSAPFQPYEASLQRLVTVVTEDGIPPASSLKNELEREVPLGTYQYPKSLKDTILLGPNTSASSSWAAMCSLLEAPLQAENYHQKFQLLLHLEEIQMEVDIRRYDMQDVTMVQDRTLLVLDVPGVAENRPSLLRGDHLFAHLSSERDHSPLVRYKGYVHSVELEKVRLGFSSKLQKMFVNNLKFDVTFTFSRLPLQVQHRAAVLAMRRGLSSLLFPSASCHKSLFPGPFQPRWFNRKLETNEEQCRAVTHIVTGMSRPAPYLIFGPPGTGKTVTMVEAIKQVWTCFKDARILACAPSNSATDLLCQCLIKDIAPQNIYRLIASSRNHREVPADIMPCCNWDDEQSSYVYPSKEHLRQYRIIITTLVTAGRLVSANFPPGFFSHVFIDECGHAVEPESVVAIAGLLAPMDQETNPNGGQLVLAGDPKQLGPVLTSPLAIQHGLGTSLLERLMLHNPLYKKSSGGYDPQFITKLLWNYRSHEAILRIPNELFYDNELKVCKSNGLDIQNLYCTWEELPKKGFPIIFHGVCGEDQREAKSPSFFNTAEIEVLVHYLKKLLQSQGKGSCPTVSPKEIGIISPYRKQVEKIRKAITSLDPDLQKLPDISQLKVGSVEEFQGQERHVILISTVRSCSTYLQFDQTFRLGFLKNPKRLNVAITRAKALLIVVGNPAVLSKDHHWHRFLRYCKEEGGYTGYPYEDESTAEDRLADDLHVLQLNV, via the exons ATGTCGCGGTTCAGCGTGGCGGAGGCCAGTCTGTGGGGGGATCAGTTCGTGCAGTTCCTGCGGGAGACGGGCCGGGAGCAGGCGAGCCTGCGGGAAACGCTGCGGACCATCTACAACCAGGAGTTCCGGCCCAG GACTGACACAAAGACACCCAGGTTTTCCTGCATCTTGTATGCACTAAAGATAACCCAGCAGGTGCAGGTGCGTGGAGAGGTGGTGAAATTCAAG GTGAAGAGGCGTGTGGTGGTGGCAGACCAGTACCGGAGACCCAGAACGAATGCACAGACGTCCATGTCCACATCTGCCTCAGGACAGCAGCTCAGCTTCACTTCACAAATGCCCCAGATCTATGCCAAGCAGTG ggCTGAGCTCATTCGTGGGAAGCACGGCATAGAGATCGTCTCAGACTATGACCAGGGCAATGGGAACATCCGCTTCCCAGTGGTGCCAGGTGAGCCCCAGACAGTCACTGTCCTGGTGCAGAACTGTGGGACGGAGGTGGTGACACTGCAGCGGTTCCAGCCACGCCAGCAGTCACAGGAGCTCTCCTTCACTGATGAGCAAGGGGCAATGCAGGGCCAGTCCCTGCTGTTACACCCAG GCGGTATGTACCCCATCCAGGTGCGGTGCCTCACCACCTGCAATGGGCACTTCAGTGCTGTGTTGTTCTTTGAGTTCACCAAGGAGCCAGATGACCCCTTCAGCATCTCACGCTATGTTGCTGCCATTGCCGAGAGCCAGCTGGCCAAGGACCTGGGGCCCTCGGCACCTTTCCAGCCTTACGAGGCCAGCCTCCAGCGCCTTGTCACAGTCGTCACCGAGGATGGCATCCCCCCTGCCAG CTCCCTGAAAAATGAACTGGAGAGGGAAGTCCCTCTGGGCACCTACCAGTACCCAAAGAGCCTCAAGGACACAATCCTGCTCGGACCCAACACtagtgccagctccagctgggctgCCATGTG CTCGCTGCTGGAAGCACCTCTGCAGGCTGAGAACTACCACcagaaattccagctgctgctgcatctgGAGGAGATCCAGATGGAGGTGGACATCCGGCGCTACGACATGCAGGATGTGACCATGGTGCAGGACAGGACGCTGCTGGTTCTCGAT GTGCCTGGCGTGGCCGAGAACCGCCCGTCCCTGCTGAGAGGGGACCACCTCTTTGCCCACTTGAGCAGCGAGCGGGACCACTCTCCGCTCGTCCGGTACAAGGGCTATGTGCACAGCGTGGAACTGGAGAAGGTCAGGCTGGGCTTCTCCTCCAA gctgcagAAGATGTTTGTGAACAACTTGAAGTTTGATGTGACCTTCACCTTCAGCCGGCTGCCACTGCAGGTCCAGCATCGGGCTGCAGTCCTGGCCATGCGCCGTGGCTTGTccagcctcctcttcccctctgcctcctgccacaAGTCCCTGTTCCCaggccccttccagccccg GTGGTTTAACCGCAAGCTGGAGACCAACGAggagcagtgcagagctgtgacCCACATCGTGACGGGGATGTCTCGACCAGCCCCATACCTCATCTTTGGCCCCCCTGGCACTGGCAAAACGGTCACTATGGTGGAGGCCATCAAGCAG GTGTGGACATGCTTCAAGGATGCCCGTATCTTGGCCTGTGCCCCCTCCAACAGTGCCACAGAcctgctgtgccagtgcctcatcaAGGACATTGCCCCTCAGAACATCTACAGGCTCATCGCCAGCTCCAGGAACCACAGGGAAGTGCCCGCTGATATCATG ccctgctgcaacTGGGATGATGAGCAGAGCAGCTACGTGTACCCAAGCAAGGAGCACCTGAGGCAGTACCGGATCATCATCACCACACTGGTGACAGCAGGAAG gctggtgTCAGCCAACTTCCCCCCTGGGTTTTTCTCCCACGTCTTCATTGACGAGTGCGGCCATGCGGTAGAGCCAGAGAGCGTGGTCGCCATCGCGG GGCTCCTGGCTCCCATGGACCAGGAGACCAACCCCAATGGGGggcagctggtgctggcaggagaCCCCAAGCAGCTGGGCCCTGTCCTGACCTCACCACTGGCCATCCAGCATGGTTTGG GCACCTCATTGCTGGAGAGGCTGATGCTGCACAACCCCCTGTACAAGAAGTCGAGTGGAGGATACGACCCACAGTTCATCACCAAACTGCTCTGGAACTAcag gtCCCACGAGGCCATTCTGAGGATCCCCAACGAACTCTTCTACGACAACGAGCTGAAGGTGTGCAAGAGCAACGGGCTTGACATCCAGAATCTGTATTGTACCTGGGAGGAGCTTCCCAAAAAG GGCTTCCCCATCATCTTCCATGGGGTTTGTGGGGAAGACCAGAGAGAGGCCAAGAGCCCCTCATTCTTCAACACGGCTGAAATTGAGGTCCTGGTCCACTACCtcaagaagctgctgcagagccagggcaaGGGAAGCTGCCCCACTGTGTCCCCCAAGGAGATCGGCATCATTTCTCCCTACAGGAAGCAG GTAGAGAAGATCCGGAAAGCCATCACCTCCCTGGATCCGGATCTGCAGAAGCTGCCGGACATCAGCCAGTTGAAG GTGGGCTCTGTGGAGGAGTTCCAGGGCCAGGAGCGGCATGTGATCCTCATCTCCACCGTGCGCAGCTGCAGCACATACCTCCAGTTCGACCAGACCTTCAGGCTGGGCTTCCTCAAGAACCCCAAG AGGCTTAACGTGGCCATCACCAGGGCCAAGGCTCTGTTGATCGTGGTGGGCAATCCGGCTGTGCTCAGCAAGGACCACCACTGGCACAG GTTCCTCAGGTACTGCAAGGAAGAGGGCGGCTACACAGGATACCCCTACGAGGATGAGAGCACAGCTGAGGACAGACTCGCTGACGACCTCCACGTGCTGCAGCTCAACGTTTAG
- the RHOC gene encoding rho-related GTP-binding protein RhoC isoform X2: protein MKTMATIRKKLVIVGDGACGKTCLLIVFSKDQFPEVYVPTVFENYIADIEVDGKQVELALWDTAGQEDYDRLRPLSYPDTDVILMCFSIDSPDSLENIPEKWTPEVKHFCPNVPIILVGNKKDLRNDEHTRRELAKMKQEPVKPEEGRDMANRINAFGYLECSAKTKEGVREVFEMATRAGLQVRKNKKRRGCPLL, encoded by the exons cGATGGCGACCATCAGGAAGAAGCTGGTGATTGTGGGAGATGGTGCCTGCGGAAAGACGTGTCTGCTGATTGTGTTCAGCAAAGACCAGTTCCCCGAGGTCTACGTGCCCACTGTGTTCGAGAACTACATTGCTGACATTGAGGTGGATGGGAAGCAG GTGGAGCTGGCCCTGTGGGacacagcaggacaggaggACTATGACAGGCTGCGACCCCTCTCATACCCGGACACAGACGTAATCCTCATGTGCTTTTCCATCGACAGCCCGGATAGCCTTG AGAACATCCCTGAGAAGTGGACACCAGAGGTGAAGCACTTCTGCCCCAATGTGCCCATCATCCTGGTGGGGAACAAGAAGGACCTGCGGAACGATGAGCACACACGGCGGGAGCTGGCCAAGATGAAGCAg GAGCCGGTGAAGCCAGAGGAGGGGAGGGACATGGCCAACAGGATCAATGCCTTTGGCTACCTTGAGTGCTCGGCCAAGACGAAGGAGGGGGTGCGGGAGGTGTTCGAGATGGCCACCCGCGCTGGCCTGCAGGTCCGGAAGAACAAGAAGCGCAGAGGCTGCCCGCTGCTGTGA
- the RHOC gene encoding rho-related GTP-binding protein RhoC isoform X1 encodes MMSFGKGAMATIRKKLVIVGDGACGKTCLLIVFSKDQFPEVYVPTVFENYIADIEVDGKQVELALWDTAGQEDYDRLRPLSYPDTDVILMCFSIDSPDSLENIPEKWTPEVKHFCPNVPIILVGNKKDLRNDEHTRRELAKMKQEPVKPEEGRDMANRINAFGYLECSAKTKEGVREVFEMATRAGLQVRKNKKRRGCPLL; translated from the exons cGATGGCGACCATCAGGAAGAAGCTGGTGATTGTGGGAGATGGTGCCTGCGGAAAGACGTGTCTGCTGATTGTGTTCAGCAAAGACCAGTTCCCCGAGGTCTACGTGCCCACTGTGTTCGAGAACTACATTGCTGACATTGAGGTGGATGGGAAGCAG GTGGAGCTGGCCCTGTGGGacacagcaggacaggaggACTATGACAGGCTGCGACCCCTCTCATACCCGGACACAGACGTAATCCTCATGTGCTTTTCCATCGACAGCCCGGATAGCCTTG AGAACATCCCTGAGAAGTGGACACCAGAGGTGAAGCACTTCTGCCCCAATGTGCCCATCATCCTGGTGGGGAACAAGAAGGACCTGCGGAACGATGAGCACACACGGCGGGAGCTGGCCAAGATGAAGCAg GAGCCGGTGAAGCCAGAGGAGGGGAGGGACATGGCCAACAGGATCAATGCCTTTGGCTACCTTGAGTGCTCGGCCAAGACGAAGGAGGGGGTGCGGGAGGTGTTCGAGATGGCCACCCGCGCTGGCCTGCAGGTCCGGAAGAACAAGAAGCGCAGAGGCTGCCCGCTGCTGTGA